One genomic segment of Pseudomonas sp. RU47 includes these proteins:
- a CDS encoding aminoacyl-tRNA deacylase, protein MRMARKVQSSLNRAHCEYDVVAHRHSSSSLETARVAGVPAERVAKSIILDDHHGHYLMAVLPASRHLDLSKVRTSGEWQLTRESNLAHIFDDCERGAVPPLGGSYGLDMVIDPLLTRQKDIYLEAGNHNYLLHMSMPEFLKMVPHAEVRELSD, encoded by the coding sequence ATGCGCATGGCAAGAAAAGTACAGAGCAGCCTGAACCGGGCGCACTGCGAATACGACGTCGTCGCTCACCGGCATTCATCGAGCAGCCTGGAAACCGCACGGGTCGCCGGGGTGCCTGCCGAGCGGGTGGCCAAATCGATCATCCTCGACGACCACCATGGGCATTACCTGATGGCCGTGCTCCCGGCCAGCCGTCACCTGGACCTGAGCAAAGTGCGCACCAGCGGCGAATGGCAACTGACCCGCGAAAGCAATCTGGCGCACATTTTCGATGATTGCGAACGCGGCGCGGTGCCGCCGCTGGGTGGCTCTTATGGCCTGGACATGGTCATCGACCCGTTGCTGACGCGGCAGAAGGATATTTATCTGGAGGCGGGCAACCACAACTATCTGCTACACATGAGCATGCCGGAGTTTCTGAAAATGGTGCCGCATGCCGAGGTGCGGGAGTTGAGTGATTAG
- a CDS encoding efflux RND transporter periplasmic adaptor subunit, producing MKKPFLTIGRVVLTLLIVTFAVVLVWRMVMYYMFAPWTRDGHIRADIIQIAPDVSGLIQQVEVKDNQLIKRGQVLFSIDQDRFKLALRQAKAAVADREETLAQAQREAKRNRGLGNLVPAEQLEESQSKVARAQSALAEAMVTVDSAQLNLDRSVIRSPVDGYVNDRAPRPQEFVTAGRPVLSVVDSNSFHIDGYFEETKLDGIHVGQSVDIRVIGDRAKLRGHVESIVAGIEDRDRSSGSNLLPNVNPAFSWVRLAQRIPVRIAFDDVPADFRMIAGRTATVSIIDDQKADDRKQEPVQ from the coding sequence ATGAAAAAACCGTTTTTGACCATCGGTCGCGTGGTACTGACCCTGCTGATCGTGACTTTTGCCGTTGTCCTCGTCTGGCGCATGGTGATGTATTACATGTTTGCGCCGTGGACCCGTGACGGCCACATTCGCGCCGACATCATCCAGATCGCCCCGGACGTGTCCGGATTGATCCAGCAGGTTGAAGTGAAAGACAACCAGTTGATCAAGCGTGGCCAGGTACTGTTCAGCATCGATCAGGATCGCTTCAAACTGGCGCTGCGTCAGGCCAAAGCGGCTGTCGCCGACCGCGAAGAAACCCTCGCTCAGGCCCAGCGCGAAGCCAAGCGTAACCGTGGTCTCGGCAACCTGGTGCCCGCCGAGCAACTGGAAGAAAGCCAATCGAAGGTTGCCCGCGCGCAATCGGCACTGGCCGAAGCCATGGTCACCGTGGACAGCGCCCAGCTCAACCTCGACCGCTCGGTGATCCGCAGCCCAGTCGACGGTTACGTCAACGACCGCGCGCCGCGTCCGCAGGAGTTCGTCACCGCCGGGCGTCCGGTATTGTCGGTGGTCGACAGCAATTCGTTCCACATCGACGGCTATTTCGAAGAGACCAAACTCGACGGAATTCATGTCGGCCAGTCGGTGGATATCCGCGTGATCGGCGACCGCGCCAAACTGCGTGGGCATGTCGAAAGCATCGTCGCCGGCATCGAAGACCGCGACCGCAGCAGCGGCAGCAACTTGCTGCCGAACGTTAACCCGGCATTCAGCTGGGTGCGGCTGGCGCAGCGGATTCCGGTGCGGATTGCCTTTGACGACGTGCCGGCAGATTTCCGCATGATCGCCGGGCGCACTGCCACCGTTTCGATCATCGACGATCAGAAAGCCGACGACCGCAAGCAGGAGCCCGTGCAATGA
- a CDS encoding slipin family protein — protein MGLQIGFVALLLLVIVLAGSTFRILREYERGVVFQLGRFWQVKGPGLILLIPVVQQMVRVDLRTVVLDVPPQDVITRDNVSVKVNAVLYFRVLDPQKAIIQVEDYLSATSQLAQTTLRAVLGKHELDELLAEREQLNIDIQQVLDAQTDAWGIKVANVEIKHVDLNESMVRAIAKQAEAERERRAKVIHAEGELQASEKLMQAAEMLGRQPGAMQLRYMQTLSSIAGDKSSTIVFPLPIELLKGMADLSGKS, from the coding sequence ATGGGTCTGCAAATCGGTTTTGTTGCGCTGCTGCTGTTGGTGATTGTTCTCGCCGGCTCGACGTTCCGCATCCTGCGTGAATACGAGCGCGGCGTGGTGTTCCAGCTCGGACGTTTCTGGCAAGTCAAAGGCCCGGGGCTGATCCTGCTGATTCCGGTGGTGCAGCAAATGGTTCGGGTCGACCTGCGCACCGTGGTCCTCGATGTGCCGCCGCAGGACGTGATCACCCGCGACAACGTGTCGGTCAAGGTCAATGCCGTGCTGTATTTCCGCGTACTCGACCCGCAAAAGGCGATTATTCAGGTCGAGGACTATCTTTCCGCTACCAGCCAGTTAGCCCAGACCACCCTGCGTGCGGTGCTCGGCAAGCATGAACTGGATGAACTGCTGGCCGAACGCGAGCAGTTGAACATCGATATCCAGCAAGTGCTCGATGCGCAGACCGATGCCTGGGGCATCAAGGTCGCCAACGTCGAAATCAAGCATGTCGACCTCAACGAATCGATGGTGCGGGCGATTGCCAAACAGGCTGAAGCCGAGCGCGAGCGGCGGGCCAAGGTGATCCACGCCGAAGGCGAATTGCAGGCTTCGGAAAAACTCATGCAAGCAGCAGAAATGCTCGGTCGCCAGCCCGGGGCGATGCAGTTGCGCTATATGCAGACCTTGAGTTCGATTGCCGGTGACAAGAGTTCGACGATTGTCTTTCCGTTGCCGATTGAATTGCTCAAGGGCATGGCGGATTTGTCGGGGAAATCCTGA
- a CDS encoding FUSC family protein gives MNGFFSGIPPARDWFYGVRTFAASMIALYIALLMQMPRPYWAMATVYIVSSPFLGPTSSKALYRAIGTFLGAAAAVFFVPMFVQSPYVLVVVIALWTGILLFLSLQLRTANNYALMLAGYTLPLIALPVVDNPLAVWDVAEARTEEIFLGIAVAAVVGAMFWPRRLAPVFNDAVSKWFADATTYSLKFLSRDVQPEEVTALRMAMVANFNSLELMIGQLPHEGARPQTVRNTKELRGRMIHLLPVIDALEDSLYALERRTPELVEKFAPLLAATREWLGHQDADLDRWQALKDQLEALQPSVEALEDRRQLLFSNSIYRLGEFIDLWQDCRSLQDAILCERQDSWRAVYRHWRLGRLTPFIDRGLMLYSVASTVLAIITASVLWILLGWPDGGSAVILAAVACSFFASMDDPAPQIYRFFFWTGMSVLFASLYLFLILPNLHDFPMLVLAFSIPFICVGTLTVQPRFFLGMLLTLVNTSSFISIQGAYDADFFAFVNSNLAGPIGLLFAFIWTLVARPFGAELAAKRLTRFSWKDIVHMTEPANLAEHRKLGVQLLDRLMQHLPRLALTGQDTGIAMREVRVGLNLLDLLAYTPRVTGAPNALLQQVVSEVGEYFRACLKAGERLPAPAPLLMTLDRTRRALNGHGDDETRLNLLHALSGLRLALLPGVEFVSSADSEEPLPDGAPL, from the coding sequence TTGAACGGTTTTTTCTCCGGCATTCCGCCGGCCCGTGACTGGTTCTACGGGGTGCGGACTTTTGCAGCGTCGATGATCGCGCTGTACATCGCCTTGCTCATGCAAATGCCGCGTCCGTATTGGGCGATGGCCACGGTGTATATCGTCTCCAGCCCGTTTCTCGGGCCGACCAGTTCCAAGGCGCTGTACCGTGCCATCGGTACCTTTCTCGGTGCCGCGGCGGCGGTTTTTTTCGTGCCGATGTTTGTGCAGAGCCCGTATGTGCTGGTGGTAGTCATCGCGCTGTGGACGGGGATTTTGCTGTTCCTGTCTCTGCAACTGCGCACGGCCAACAACTACGCATTGATGCTTGCCGGTTACACCTTGCCGCTGATTGCCTTGCCGGTGGTGGATAACCCGCTGGCGGTGTGGGACGTGGCGGAAGCGCGGACCGAAGAGATTTTCCTCGGCATCGCCGTGGCTGCGGTGGTCGGCGCGATGTTCTGGCCACGCCGTCTGGCGCCGGTGTTCAACGACGCGGTGAGCAAGTGGTTCGCCGACGCAACGACCTATAGCCTGAAATTCCTCAGCCGCGATGTGCAGCCCGAAGAAGTCACCGCACTGCGCATGGCCATGGTCGCCAACTTCAACAGCCTTGAGCTGATGATCGGCCAGTTGCCCCACGAAGGCGCGCGACCGCAAACCGTGCGCAACACCAAAGAATTGCGCGGGCGGATGATTCATCTGTTGCCGGTGATCGATGCGCTGGAAGATTCGCTCTACGCCCTAGAGCGGCGCACACCAGAGCTGGTGGAAAAATTCGCACCGCTGCTCGCCGCGACCCGTGAATGGCTCGGTCACCAAGATGCTGATCTCGACCGCTGGCAAGCGCTGAAAGATCAGCTCGAAGCCCTGCAACCGAGCGTCGAGGCGCTTGAGGATCGCAGGCAATTGCTGTTCTCCAACTCGATTTATCGCCTCGGCGAATTTATCGATTTATGGCAGGACTGCCGCAGTCTGCAGGACGCGATTCTCTGCGAGCGCCAGGACAGCTGGCGCGCGGTCTATCGTCACTGGCGCCTCGGTCGTCTGACGCCGTTCATTGATCGTGGGCTGATGCTCTACTCGGTGGCCTCGACCGTTCTGGCGATCATCACCGCCTCGGTGCTGTGGATTCTGCTCGGCTGGCCGGACGGCGGTAGCGCAGTGATTCTGGCGGCGGTGGCCTGTAGCTTCTTCGCCTCGATGGACGACCCGGCACCGCAGATTTACCGGTTCTTTTTCTGGACCGGCATGTCGGTGCTGTTCGCCAGCCTTTATCTGTTTTTGATTCTGCCCAATCTGCATGACTTCCCGATGCTGGTGCTGGCGTTTTCCATCCCGTTCATCTGCGTCGGCACGCTGACGGTGCAGCCGCGTTTTTTCCTCGGCATGCTGCTGACGCTGGTCAACACCTCGTCGTTCATCAGCATTCAGGGCGCTTACGATGCGGATTTTTTCGCCTTCGTGAACTCCAACCTCGCTGGACCGATCGGCCTGCTGTTCGCTTTCATCTGGACGCTGGTGGCGCGTCCGTTCGGCGCCGAGCTGGCGGCCAAGCGCCTGACCCGTTTCAGCTGGAAAGACATCGTCCACATGACCGAGCCGGCCAACCTTGCCGAACACCGCAAATTGGGCGTGCAGTTGCTCGATCGACTGATGCAGCACCTGCCGCGTCTGGCCCTGACCGGCCAGGACACCGGCATCGCCATGCGCGAAGTGCGCGTCGGCCTCAATCTGCTCGATTTGCTCGCCTATACCCCACGGGTGACCGGCGCGCCGAACGCGCTGTTGCAGCAAGTGGTCAGTGAAGTCGGCGAGTATTTCCGCGCCTGTCTCAAGGCTGGCGAACGCTTGCCGGCGCCAGCGCCGTTGTTGATGACCCTCGATCGCACTCGTCGCGCACTCAATGGCCACGGCGACGATGAAACCCGTCTGAATCTGTTGCACGCCTTGAGCGGTTTGCGTCTGGCGCTGTTGCCCGGCGTCGAATTCGTCTCCAGTGCCGACTCCGAAGAACCGCTGCCCGATGGAGCGCCCCTATGA
- a CDS encoding MarR family winged helix-turn-helix transcriptional regulator produces MNISSAMVVAARHWRKICQTTLVNYGISEACAVPLLMIGRLGEGVRQVQVAQAAGMESPSLVRLLDQLCHSGYVCRTEDAQDRRAKCLSLTDTGRELVQAVEIELVRLRHEVLEGIEQSDLEATLRVLRAFEAASPPLVVNS; encoded by the coding sequence ATGAACATCAGCAGTGCCATGGTGGTGGCCGCCAGGCATTGGCGGAAGATCTGCCAGACCACGCTGGTCAACTATGGAATCTCCGAAGCCTGCGCCGTGCCGTTGTTGATGATCGGCCGCTTGGGCGAGGGCGTGCGCCAGGTGCAGGTGGCGCAGGCGGCCGGGATGGAGAGTCCGTCGCTGGTGCGTCTGCTCGATCAGTTGTGTCATTCCGGCTACGTCTGCCGCACCGAAGATGCCCAGGATCGCCGGGCCAAATGCCTGAGCCTGACCGACACCGGTCGTGAGCTGGTGCAAGCGGTGGAGATCGAACTGGTGCGCTTGCGTCACGAGGTGCTCGAAGGCATCGAGCAAAGCGATCTGGAAGCTACGCTTCGGGTACTCAGAGCTTTTGAGGCGGCCAGTCCGCCTTTGGTGGTCAATTCTTGA
- a CDS encoding Fic family protein, translated as MPTVGYAHLRDALKLNAFAPKRIAMIKPVTRITLIGECLAVPNGVAPAQGSTLEHILFALKHEGINLCILAQALETVEADELLGELSRSPNGVFIRKACFLWESFTGKQLEYSVPVRGNVVALFDPKRYVTGPAIRNSRWRVDFNGLGSMRYCATVERTTELQALLDLDILGRAQAFMATLPPEMMDRAINWAYLHETRDSFAIEKEEPNEEKSRRFVRLLRQAHERTELSEDYLVELQNSTVSNPFDKAVLFRHEQNHLHNGLRGAAGVSYVPPPPQLCRELMDELMSFANHSAKQVDPLIAAAVVAFGFVFLHPFMDGNGRLSRFLIHQTLCHSGALKNGLLLPVSVAMKHEESGYLEALKEFSKPAREFWNVTWLDADQMAFDFIGHDSIYRFWDGTQCAEFTLQMALRALEVELREETEFLEKYDYVIKEVNGRFDVRGSDLSKLVMMCLDNGDKVSKHRRKQFQFSVPEEVFDFIEQIAGDFDSVG; from the coding sequence ATGCCAACTGTTGGATATGCCCACCTGCGTGATGCGCTGAAGCTTAATGCATTTGCCCCCAAGCGCATTGCGATGATCAAACCGGTTACCCGGATTACCTTGATCGGTGAGTGTCTAGCGGTTCCAAACGGCGTCGCGCCGGCACAGGGTTCGACACTTGAGCACATCTTGTTTGCTCTGAAGCATGAGGGAATAAACCTGTGCATTCTTGCTCAAGCGCTTGAAACCGTTGAAGCGGACGAGTTGCTAGGTGAGTTGAGCCGATCACCTAACGGGGTATTTATCCGCAAAGCCTGTTTTCTTTGGGAAAGTTTCACGGGCAAACAGCTGGAATATTCCGTACCGGTTCGGGGCAACGTTGTCGCTTTGTTTGATCCCAAGCGTTATGTCACCGGGCCTGCAATTCGAAATAGTCGTTGGCGGGTAGATTTTAACGGGTTGGGGTCAATGCGTTACTGCGCCACAGTCGAGCGTACGACGGAGCTGCAGGCGCTGCTTGATCTGGACATCCTTGGTCGAGCCCAGGCTTTTATGGCGACGTTGCCGCCGGAAATGATGGATCGGGCAATCAATTGGGCCTATCTGCATGAGACCCGCGATTCTTTCGCCATTGAGAAAGAAGAGCCCAACGAAGAAAAGTCGCGCCGTTTTGTTCGGCTTCTCCGCCAAGCCCATGAGCGAACAGAGTTGAGCGAAGACTATTTGGTCGAGTTGCAGAACAGTACGGTTTCCAATCCTTTCGATAAAGCTGTGCTTTTCCGTCATGAACAGAACCATTTACACAACGGCTTGAGAGGCGCAGCTGGCGTCAGCTATGTCCCGCCTCCACCGCAATTGTGCAGGGAGTTGATGGACGAGTTGATGAGTTTTGCCAATCACTCAGCCAAGCAGGTTGATCCGTTGATAGCTGCAGCGGTTGTGGCTTTCGGGTTTGTCTTTCTTCACCCGTTCATGGATGGCAATGGTCGACTTTCACGTTTCCTGATTCACCAGACGCTTTGCCACTCTGGCGCTCTAAAAAATGGTTTGTTGTTACCGGTTTCCGTAGCGATGAAACACGAAGAGTCTGGCTATCTCGAAGCGTTAAAGGAGTTCTCGAAACCAGCAAGAGAGTTCTGGAATGTCACTTGGCTGGACGCTGATCAGATGGCTTTCGATTTTATTGGGCACGACTCAATCTATCGATTCTGGGACGGGACTCAATGTGCAGAATTTACCTTGCAGATGGCCTTGCGAGCATTGGAAGTGGAGCTGCGCGAGGAGACCGAGTTTCTTGAAAAATACGACTACGTCATCAAAGAGGTGAATGGGCGTTTTGACGTACGGGGGAGCGACCTCTCGAAACTGGTAATGATGTGTCTGGACAACGGTGACAAAGTTTCAAAGCATCGACGTAAGCAGTTCCAGTTCAGCGTGCCGGAGGAGGTTTTCGATTTCATTGAGCAGATAGCGGGTGATTTCGATTCGGTAGGCTAA
- a CDS encoding DUF1656 domain-containing protein has product MIGDLDISGIFLPTLLVLMGITYVLFLLVHAVLTRVHFYRLVWHRALFNVALYAVLLYGVDSLSRYLMT; this is encoded by the coding sequence ATGATCGGTGATCTGGACATCAGCGGCATTTTCCTGCCGACCCTGCTGGTGTTGATGGGCATCACTTATGTGCTGTTTTTGCTGGTGCATGCCGTGCTTACGCGCGTGCACTTTTACCGTCTGGTCTGGCACCGGGCATTGTTCAACGTGGCCCTCTACGCGGTACTGCTGTACGGCGTGGACTCACTCAGTCGATACCTGATGACATGA
- a CDS encoding DUF2789 domain-containing protein, translating to MESPTHSLPSLFKQLGLPDDPVNIDKFIATHSPLKPKLHLADAFFWTKSQADFLRDEILDDADWAEVVDQLDVLLRKGRSV from the coding sequence ATGGAAAGCCCAACGCACAGCTTGCCATCCCTGTTCAAACAACTCGGCCTTCCCGACGATCCGGTCAACATCGACAAATTCATCGCCACCCATTCCCCGCTCAAACCCAAACTGCATTTGGCTGATGCGTTTTTCTGGACGAAGAGCCAAGCGGATTTTTTGCGTGACGAGATTTTGGATGACGCCGATTGGGCGGAGGTGGTGGATCAGTTGGATGTGTTGTTGCGTAAGGGCAGAAGTGTGTAA
- a CDS encoding NfeD family protein, translating into MNSRCCALALLLLISGSTLAADTSLPPMSPVGLWLITLGIVFLIAEAALPNYGVIGLGGIIMFVIGALILSNAELPVPMMIGLGLISALLLIALLIRALKTRPRHAVSGDAGLLGSVTAITTVQPGDARNGWVQLQGERWQVLSATPLHTGQSVRVVGRKGLLLQVAATDAAPLGE; encoded by the coding sequence GTGAACAGCCGATGTTGTGCGCTTGCCTTGCTCCTGCTGATCAGCGGTTCAACCCTCGCTGCCGACACTTCATTGCCGCCGATGAGTCCGGTCGGTTTGTGGCTGATCACCTTGGGTATCGTGTTTCTGATCGCTGAAGCTGCACTGCCCAATTACGGCGTCATTGGCCTGGGCGGGATCATCATGTTCGTCATCGGCGCGCTGATTCTGAGCAACGCCGAGTTGCCGGTGCCGATGATGATCGGCCTTGGCCTGATCAGCGCTCTGTTGTTGATTGCGCTGCTGATTCGCGCCCTGAAAACCCGCCCCCGCCACGCGGTCAGTGGCGATGCCGGCCTGCTCGGCAGTGTCACCGCGATCACCACGGTGCAACCGGGCGATGCCCGTAATGGCTGGGTGCAACTGCAAGGTGAGCGCTGGCAAGTGCTCAGCGCCACTCCGCTGCACACCGGGCAATCGGTGCGAGTGGTGGGTCGCAAGGGATTGTTGCTGCAAGTGGCCGCGACTGACGCGGCACCGCTCGGAGAGTGA